From one Armigeres subalbatus isolate Guangzhou_Male unplaced genomic scaffold, GZ_Asu_2 Contig965, whole genome shotgun sequence genomic stretch:
- the LOC134204919 gene encoding probable cytochrome P450 4ac1, which yields MMQNSITMDGFVSAIVLAVFALIFYEIYLRTRPSYRAAAQFPGSKVFPIVQNIFTVLFMSQTRAFANARKLAKAYNNQSYRTLVAGILIVEATHHKDVELLLSSSRLITKSPFYRLTYPFIGIGLLNSTGEKWHQRRKILTPTFHFNILKGFLQIFHEECRRLVVKLEEDAAQGCTTVLQKLFSTVTLNTICETAMGIKLDMSEKSEVYKSNIQDVGKIIQLQMMNPLLHVGWIFKMIGYKSKFDKILQPIHAFTKSIIQHRRDAFHAFGSEVDSLSEENVHMNVKQRYAMLDSLLLAEAQQRIDAKGIREEVDTFTFEGHDTTASALVFLFLVIANENTVQERLYEEIQSRPNPTMQSYSDLKYMDRVIKESLRIYPPVPFISRLVTEDVQCNGKVIPKGSFMNVHIYDLHRDPEQFSYPERFDPDRFLPESVQRRNPYAYVPFSAGLRNCIGE from the exons ATGATGCAGAATTCAATCACTATGGACGGTTTTGTATCAGCAATTGTTTTGGCAGTATTCGCTCTGATCTTCTACGAAATCTACCTTCGAACGCGGCCAAGCTACCGAGCGGCTGCCCAGTTTCCCGGTTCCAAAGTGTTTCCAATCGTCCAGAACATCTTCACCGTATTATTTATGAGCCAGACTCGGGCGTTTGCAAACGCGCGAAAATTGGCAAAGGCCTACAACAATCAGAGTTATCGTACGCTGGTAGCAGGAATTCTAATAGTTGAGGCCACCCACCACAAGGACGTCGAATTGTTGCTTTCCAGCTCCCGGTTGATCACCAAGAGTCCGTTCTACCGGTTGACTTATCCGTTCATAGGGATAGGTCTCCTCAACAGCACAGGAGAAAAATGGCACCAACGGAGGAAAATTCTAACGCCTACGTTTcacttcaatattttgaaaggctttttacaaatttttcacGAGGAATGCCGAAGACTAGTGGTGAAGTTGGAAGAAGATGCAGCGCAGGGGTGCACAACGGTGCTGCAAAAGTTGTTTAGCACAGTCACATTGAATACAATCTGTG AAACCGCAATGGGTATAAAGTTGGATAtgtcagaaaaatcagaagtgTACAAGAGTAACATTCAAGATGTTGGAAAAATTATCCAGCTGCAAATGATGAACCCGCTGCTTCATGTTGGCTGGATCTTCAAGATGATAGGTTACAAATCAAAATTTGATAAGATTCTTCAACCTATCCATGCCTTTACCAAAAGCATTATTCAACATCGCAGAGATGCCTTCCATGCATTCGGAAGCGAAGTAGACTCCCTCTCGGAGGAGAACGTGCACATGAACGTCAAGCAACGCTACGCCATGCTGGATAGTCTCCTTTTGGCGGAAGCCCAGCAGAGAATAGACGCCAAAGGCATTCGTGAAGAAGTCGACACATTTACCTTCGAAGGACACGATACAACAGCTAGTGCATTGGTGTTTCTCTTTCTAGTGATTGCCAACGAAAACACCGTTCAAGAACGTTTGTACGAGGAAATTCAGAGCCGACCAAATCCAACGATGCAGAGCTATAGTGATCTGAAGTACATGGACAGGGTTATCAAGGAATCTCTTCGCATCTATCCACCGGTGCCGTTCATTTCCCGTCTGGTCACCGAAGATGTGCAGTGTAATGGAAAAGTCATCCCAAAGGGTTCCTTTATGAATGTGCATATCTACGATTTGCACCGGGATCCGGAGCAATTTTCCTATCCGGAACGATTCGATCCGGATCGATTCCTGCCGGAATCGGTTCAACGCAGAAATCCGTACGCATATGTTCCATTCAGTGCTGGTTTGAGAAATTGTATAGGTGAGTAA